In the Camelus bactrianus isolate YW-2024 breed Bactrian camel chromosome 17, ASM4877302v1, whole genome shotgun sequence genome, one interval contains:
- the LOC105079589 gene encoding large ribosomal subunit protein eL32-like translates to MAALRPLVKPKIVKKRTKKFIRHQSDRYVKIKRNWRKPRGTDNRVRRTFKGQILMPSTGYGSNKKTKHMLPSGFRKFLVRNVKELEVLLMCNKSYCAEIAHNVSSKNRKAIVERAAQLAIRVTNPNARLRSEENK, encoded by the coding sequence ATGGCCGCCCTCAGACCCCTCGTGAAGCCCAAGATTGTCAAAAAGAGGACCAAGAAGTTCATCCGGCACCAGTCAGACCGATATGTCAAAATTAAGCGTAACTGGCGGAAACCCAGAGGCACTGACAACAGAGTGCGCAGGACGTTCAAGGGCCAGATCCTGATGCCCAGCACCGGCTATGGgagcaacaagaaaacaaagcacaTGCTGCCCAGCGGCTTCCGCAAGTTCCTGGTCCGCAATGTCAAGGAGCTCGAAGTGCTGCTGATGTGCAACAAATCTTACTGTGCTGAGATTGCTCACAACGTCTCCTCCAAGAACCGCAAAGCCATTGTGGAAAGAGCAGCCCAGCTGGCCATCAGAGTCACCAATCCCAACGCCCGGCTGCGTAGCGAAGAAAACAAATAG